A part of Quatrionicoccus australiensis genomic DNA contains:
- the paaG gene encoding 2-(1,2-epoxy-1,2-dihydrophenyl)acetyl-CoA isomerase PaaG — translation MTYENIKFDVEAGVARLTLNRPDKLNSFTGAMHAELRDALDHVQTNKNIRVLVLTGAGRAFCAGQDLADPDMASINGKMPDIGNVVEANYKPLILRLQNLRVPTIAAVNGIAAGAGASVALACDLVLATKSASFLQAFSKIGLIPDTGGTWFLPQRVGMARAMGLALLADKLPAEKAADWGLIWQCVEDAEFAAAVDALARQLSTAPTKALVRTRQAMHAAPGHTLEQQLSLEGSYMRELGWSPDYAEGVAAFMEKRVPKFTGE, via the coding sequence ATGACCTACGAAAACATCAAGTTTGACGTCGAGGCCGGCGTCGCCCGCCTGACCCTGAACCGCCCGGACAAGCTGAACAGCTTCACCGGCGCCATGCATGCCGAGCTGCGCGACGCGCTCGACCACGTCCAGACCAACAAAAACATCCGCGTTCTGGTGTTGACCGGTGCCGGCCGCGCCTTCTGTGCCGGCCAGGACCTGGCCGATCCGGACATGGCCAGCATCAACGGCAAGATGCCGGACATCGGCAATGTCGTCGAAGCCAATTACAAGCCGCTGATCCTGCGCCTGCAGAACCTGCGCGTGCCGACCATCGCGGCGGTCAACGGCATCGCCGCCGGCGCCGGTGCTTCGGTCGCGCTGGCCTGCGACCTGGTGCTCGCCACCAAGTCCGCCTCCTTCCTGCAAGCCTTCTCCAAGATCGGCCTGATTCCGGACACCGGCGGCACCTGGTTCCTGCCGCAGCGCGTCGGCATGGCGCGCGCCATGGGCCTCGCCCTGCTCGCCGACAAGCTGCCCGCCGAAAAGGCCGCCGACTGGGGCCTGATCTGGCAATGCGTCGAAGATGCCGAGTTCGCCGCAGCGGTCGACGCCCTGGCCAGGCAACTTTCCACGGCGCCGACCAAGGCGCTGGTGCGCACCCGCCAGGCGATGCACGCCGCCCCCGGCCACACGCTGGAGCAGCAACTGTCGCTGGAAGGCAGCTACATGCGCGAGCTGGGCTGGAGCCCGGACTACGCCGAAGGCGTCGCCGCCTTCATGGAAAAACGGGTACCGAAGTTCACCGGGGAATGA
- the paaN gene encoding phenylacetic acid degradation protein PaaN, with translation MSAQLLEKHRATLDGALNAIHTRGYWSAYNEMPSPKTYGETAAEDGKKAFEAHLGQNFELGQPGQSGWTGGEQSPYGIDLNVQYPVCDHAALIAAGQQAMFGWQKAGADGRTGICLEILSRLNQQSFELAHAVMMTTGQGWMMAFQAGAPHAQDRGLEAVAYAYREQSFVPTETTWEKPQGKNPPLVMKKHFELVGHGVGVVVGCGTFPTWNTYPGLFATLATGNAVIVKPHSNAILPAAITVRTIRAVLAENGIDPNLVTLCVADRATTQKLVTDPAVKSIDFTGSNVFGQWLIDNCRQARVYAELAGVNNIVIDSTDAYKPMLRNLAFTLSLYSGQMCTTSQAIFVPAGGIETEDGHKSYDEVCADLAKAVSGFLSKPEVALAVLGAVQSADTLKRINEADSGALGKVILASTRLDNPEFPKSEVRTPVLLACDAADEKAYMEERFGPISFIVKVADTAAAIALSERIISTHGALTAGIYSTSADVLDAMTAATMRSKVALSINLTGGVFVNQSAAYSDYHGTGGNPAANASYADAAFVANRFVVVQRRYHV, from the coding sequence ATGTCCGCCCAACTACTGGAAAAACACCGCGCCACGCTCGACGGTGCCCTCAACGCCATTCACACCCGTGGCTACTGGTCGGCCTATAACGAGATGCCGAGCCCGAAGACTTATGGCGAAACGGCGGCCGAAGATGGCAAGAAAGCTTTCGAGGCCCACCTCGGTCAGAACTTCGAACTCGGCCAGCCCGGCCAGAGCGGCTGGACCGGTGGCGAACAGTCGCCCTACGGCATCGATTTGAATGTGCAATATCCCGTCTGCGACCACGCTGCGCTGATCGCTGCCGGCCAGCAGGCCATGTTCGGCTGGCAGAAAGCCGGCGCCGACGGCCGCACCGGCATCTGCCTGGAAATTTTGTCGCGCCTTAACCAGCAGAGCTTTGAACTCGCCCATGCCGTGATGATGACCACCGGCCAGGGCTGGATGATGGCCTTCCAGGCCGGCGCCCCGCACGCCCAGGACCGCGGCCTCGAAGCCGTGGCCTACGCCTACCGCGAACAAAGCTTCGTGCCGACTGAAACGACCTGGGAAAAGCCGCAGGGCAAGAACCCGCCGCTGGTCATGAAGAAGCACTTCGAACTGGTCGGCCATGGCGTCGGCGTTGTGGTCGGCTGCGGCACCTTCCCGACCTGGAACACCTACCCCGGCCTGTTTGCCACGCTCGCCACCGGCAATGCCGTGATCGTCAAGCCGCACAGCAACGCCATCCTGCCGGCCGCGATCACCGTACGCACCATCCGCGCCGTGCTGGCCGAGAACGGCATCGATCCCAACCTGGTCACGCTGTGCGTTGCCGACCGCGCCACGACGCAAAAGCTGGTGACCGATCCGGCCGTCAAGTCGATCGACTTCACCGGCAGCAACGTCTTCGGCCAATGGCTGATCGACAACTGCCGCCAGGCCCGCGTCTATGCCGAGCTGGCCGGCGTTAACAACATCGTCATCGACTCGACCGACGCCTACAAGCCGATGCTGCGCAACCTGGCCTTCACGCTGTCGCTCTACTCCGGCCAGATGTGCACCACCTCGCAGGCGATCTTCGTGCCGGCCGGCGGCATCGAAACGGAAGACGGCCACAAGAGCTACGACGAGGTCTGTGCCGACCTGGCAAAAGCCGTCTCCGGCTTCCTGTCCAAGCCGGAAGTTGCCCTCGCCGTGCTCGGCGCCGTGCAGTCGGCCGATACGCTGAAGCGCATCAATGAAGCCGACAGCGGCGCGCTGGGCAAGGTCATCCTCGCCTCGACCAGGCTCGACAACCCGGAATTCCCGAAGTCGGAAGTGCGCACCCCGGTCCTGCTCGCCTGCGATGCCGCCGACGAGAAGGCCTACATGGAAGAGCGCTTCGGCCCGATCAGCTTCATCGTCAAGGTCGCCGACACCGCCGCCGCGATTGCGCTGTCCGAACGCATCATTTCCACCCACGGCGCCCTGACCGCCGGCATCTACTCGACCAGCGCCGACGTACTCGACGCGATGACCGCCGCCACCATGCGTTCCAAGGTCGCCCTGTCGATCAACCTGACCGGCGGCGTCTTCGTGAACCAGTCGGCGGCCTATTCCGACTACCACGGCACCGGCGGCAATCCGGCCGCCAATGCGTCCTATGCCGATGCCGCTTTCGTCGCCAACCGATTCGTAGTCGTCCAGCGCCGCTACCACGTTTGA
- a CDS encoding 2Fe-2S iron-sulfur cluster-binding protein: MAKIIMQPSGKSVDCAYGDTVLMALEKSGYALPNNCRAGACGECKVKVTSGQFDQGMVLDMALSQDERKQGYGLMCMAKPISEEISIEWGTEDAKPKLFPPREDALFVVTDKKQIAARVVELRLRPVGQPIRYWPGQYVTLGNPRADIPARAYSISNAPRPDGELVLQIARAEGGVTSNWVHDQLAVGEGVKVSGAYGTFIGDPSVDTPVLCIAAGTGLAPVLALAEAALRRGFKKPVTMLFSARTKADVYSQGMMAWWRTKHRNFDYKVTLTREEAEGFLKGRIDVVLPQMFKDLSKHTIFIAGSPEFVDAGVAAVKALGAQDELVHSEGFFAQQQPVTADADHLLAH; the protein is encoded by the coding sequence ATGGCGAAGATCATCATGCAGCCGTCTGGTAAATCGGTCGATTGCGCCTACGGCGATACCGTCCTGATGGCATTGGAAAAATCCGGCTACGCGCTGCCCAACAACTGCCGCGCCGGTGCCTGTGGCGAATGCAAGGTCAAGGTCACGTCCGGCCAGTTCGACCAGGGCATGGTGCTCGACATGGCGCTGTCGCAGGACGAACGCAAGCAGGGCTATGGCCTGATGTGTATGGCCAAGCCGATTTCCGAGGAAATCAGCATCGAGTGGGGCACCGAGGACGCCAAGCCGAAACTCTTCCCGCCGCGCGAAGACGCGCTCTTTGTGGTTACTGACAAGAAACAGATCGCCGCCCGCGTCGTCGAGCTGCGCTTGCGTCCGGTCGGCCAGCCGATCCGCTACTGGCCCGGCCAGTACGTGACGCTCGGCAATCCGCGCGCCGACATTCCGGCCCGCGCCTATTCCATTTCCAACGCACCGCGCCCGGATGGCGAACTGGTGCTGCAAATTGCCCGCGCCGAAGGCGGCGTGACCAGCAACTGGGTGCATGACCAGCTTGCGGTCGGCGAGGGCGTCAAGGTTTCCGGCGCCTACGGCACCTTCATCGGCGATCCGTCGGTCGATACGCCGGTGCTCTGCATCGCCGCCGGCACCGGCCTGGCGCCCGTGCTGGCGCTGGCCGAAGCGGCACTGCGTCGCGGCTTCAAGAAGCCGGTGACCATGCTCTTCTCGGCGCGCACCAAGGCTGACGTCTATAGCCAGGGCATGATGGCCTGGTGGCGCACCAAGCACCGCAACTTCGACTACAAGGTGACGCTGACCCGCGAAGAAGCCGAGGGTTTCCTCAAGGGCCGCATCGATGTCGTGCTGCCGCAGATGTTCAAGGATCTCTCCAAGCACACCATCTTCATTGCCGGCAGCCCGGAGTTTGTCGATGCCGGCGTTGCCGCCGTCAAAGCGCTCGGCGCGCAGGACGAGTTGGTGCATAGCGAGGGCTTCTTCGCGCAGCAGCAGCCGGTCACGGCGGATGCCGACCATCTGCTGGCCCACTGA
- a CDS encoding branched-chain amino acid ABC transporter permease: MLAQFLQFLFSGITVGATYALAALGFTLIYNASNVINFAQGEFIMLGGMLAVFFTQAGLPLPVALLLAILIPAIVGVLIEKLAIEPVKGAEPVTLIIITIGASLVIRGLTAVIFGKGTHSLPAFSGDAPIEILGATLLPQSLWVLGVTAVVVVALWYFFNRTLHGKAMLATSFNRLAAELVGINTSWVLFMSFAMSAALGALGGILLTPITLTSYDVGIMLGLKGFVAAVLGGLGNGLGAVVGGLLVGILEAMGAGYISSAYKDAMPFVLILFILFFMPRGLFGGKSTDRV, encoded by the coding sequence ATGCTTGCCCAGTTCCTGCAATTCCTCTTTTCCGGGATCACGGTCGGCGCCACCTACGCGCTGGCTGCGCTCGGCTTCACGCTGATCTACAACGCCAGCAACGTGATCAACTTCGCCCAAGGCGAATTCATCATGCTGGGCGGCATGCTTGCCGTGTTCTTCACGCAGGCCGGGCTGCCGCTGCCGGTCGCGCTGCTGCTCGCCATCCTGATCCCGGCCATCGTCGGCGTGCTGATCGAAAAGCTCGCCATCGAGCCGGTCAAGGGCGCCGAACCGGTCACCCTGATCATCATCACCATCGGTGCCTCGCTGGTCATTCGCGGCCTGACCGCGGTGATCTTCGGCAAGGGCACGCACAGCCTGCCGGCCTTCTCGGGCGATGCACCGATCGAGATTCTCGGTGCGACGCTGCTGCCGCAGAGCCTGTGGGTGCTCGGCGTGACCGCCGTGGTGGTTGTGGCGCTGTGGTATTTCTTCAACCGCACGCTGCACGGCAAGGCCATGCTGGCGACCTCGTTCAACCGCCTGGCGGCTGAGCTGGTCGGCATCAACACCTCCTGGGTGCTGTTCATGAGCTTCGCGATGTCGGCGGCGCTCGGTGCGCTGGGCGGCATTCTGCTCACCCCGATCACGCTGACCTCCTACGACGTCGGGATCATGCTCGGCCTCAAGGGCTTCGTCGCCGCCGTGCTGGGCGGCCTGGGCAACGGCCTCGGTGCCGTGGTTGGCGGCCTGCTGGTCGGCATCCTCGAAGCGATGGGCGCCGGCTACATTTCGTCCGCCTACAAGGACGCGATGCCTTTCGTGCTCATCCTGTTCATTCTCTTCTTCATGCCGCGCGGCCTGTTCGGCGGCAAATCGACGGATCGGGTCTGA
- a CDS encoding branched-chain amino acid ABC transporter permease, producing the protein MKKSVYNGLYLVIAILLVLPFVLPNSFYLDLAIRMAINAVIVLGLNLLIGFAGQISLGHAGFLGIGAYASAVLPTHFGWHPLLAMGAGAATTGILAALVARPIFKLKGNYLAMATLGLGIIINIALRNEAQWTGGPDGMPVPGMGLFGFELASDKHWYWVVALLLSVSVWASLNLIDSPFGRALRALHGSEVAAQVVGVDIVRYKVAIFVLSAVFASLMGSVTAHYVGFVSPNFADFFHSIELVTMVVIGGMASVYGSLVGAVLLTALPQALATFEGWETVVFGAILMLSMIFLPKGLVPTLAAKFGKGN; encoded by the coding sequence ATGAAGAAATCTGTCTACAACGGCCTTTACCTGGTCATCGCCATCCTGCTGGTGCTGCCTTTCGTGCTGCCCAACAGCTTCTACCTCGATCTGGCCATCCGCATGGCGATCAATGCCGTGATCGTGCTCGGCCTCAACCTCCTGATCGGCTTTGCCGGCCAGATCAGTCTTGGCCACGCCGGTTTCCTCGGTATCGGCGCCTATGCCTCGGCCGTGTTGCCGACGCATTTCGGCTGGCATCCGCTGCTTGCCATGGGCGCCGGCGCCGCCACCACCGGCATTCTTGCCGCCCTGGTGGCGCGTCCGATCTTCAAGCTCAAGGGCAACTACCTGGCGATGGCGACGCTCGGGCTGGGCATCATCATCAACATCGCCCTGCGCAACGAAGCGCAATGGACGGGCGGGCCGGACGGCATGCCGGTGCCGGGCATGGGCCTGTTCGGCTTCGAGCTGGCCAGCGACAAGCACTGGTACTGGGTCGTCGCGCTGCTGCTCTCGGTGTCGGTGTGGGCTTCGCTCAACCTGATCGATTCGCCCTTCGGCCGGGCGCTGCGTGCGCTGCACGGCTCCGAAGTCGCGGCGCAGGTGGTCGGCGTCGATATCGTGCGCTACAAGGTCGCGATCTTCGTGCTCTCCGCCGTTTTCGCCAGCCTGATGGGCAGCGTCACGGCGCATTACGTCGGTTTCGTCAGCCCCAACTTCGCCGACTTCTTCCATTCCATCGAACTGGTCACCATGGTGGTGATCGGCGGCATGGCCTCGGTGTACGGCTCGCTGGTCGGCGCCGTGCTGCTGACCGCGCTGCCGCAGGCGCTGGCCACCTTCGAAGGCTGGGAAACCGTGGTCTTCGGCGCCATCCTGATGCTCTCGATGATCTTCCTGCCCAAGGGCCTGGTGCCGACGCTGGCAGCCAAATTCGGCAAGGGGAACTGA
- a CDS encoding ABC transporter ATP-binding protein, with protein MSLLEVKDLSIHFGGVKAVQNVSFNIDAGIVYSVIGPNGAGKTTLFNLITGVYKPTTGEIRLDGEAIHGKSPNELARRGVARTFQNLQICMNMTAIENVMVGAHLRLDRNLVKAALRFPGLKRRDREMRAEAAQLMDFVGLGQYVETRADAMSYGALKRLEIARALAMQPRLIFLDEPAAGLNPKETIEIDHLVRKIADSGVTVVLVEHDMKMVMNLSDRILVLDYGKKLTEGTGEEIRKNPDVIAAYLGAHA; from the coding sequence ATGTCGCTACTCGAAGTCAAGGACCTGTCCATCCATTTTGGTGGCGTCAAGGCGGTGCAGAACGTCTCGTTCAACATCGACGCCGGCATCGTCTATTCCGTGATCGGCCCGAACGGCGCCGGCAAGACGACGCTGTTCAACCTGATCACCGGCGTCTACAAGCCGACTACGGGCGAAATCCGTCTCGACGGCGAAGCCATCCACGGCAAGTCGCCCAACGAACTGGCCCGGCGCGGCGTGGCGCGCACCTTCCAGAACCTGCAGATCTGCATGAACATGACGGCCATCGAAAACGTCATGGTCGGCGCCCACCTGCGTCTGGACCGCAACCTGGTCAAGGCGGCGCTGCGCTTCCCCGGCCTGAAAAGGCGCGACCGCGAAATGCGTGCCGAAGCAGCGCAACTGATGGACTTCGTCGGCCTCGGCCAGTACGTCGAAACCCGCGCCGACGCGATGTCCTACGGTGCCCTCAAACGCCTGGAAATCGCCCGCGCCCTGGCCATGCAGCCGCGCCTGATCTTCCTCGACGAACCCGCCGCCGGCCTGAATCCCAAGGAAACCATCGAGATCGACCACCTGGTGCGCAAGATCGCCGACTCCGGCGTGACCGTGGTGCTCGTCGAACACGACATGAAGATGGTCATGAACCTGTCGGACCGCATCTTGGTGCTCGACTACGGCAAGAAGCTGACCGAGGGCACGGGCGAGGAAATCAGAAAAAATCCCGATGTGATTGCGGCTTATCTGGGCGCTCACGCGTAA
- a CDS encoding ATP-binding cassette domain-containing protein, whose amino-acid sequence MEALRIITEEHQNLWRIATTLDMVADEIDAGSKVETPFFSSVFDYIEQFMDRAHHAKEDAFLFPALRLRSPAAAAILDRLQVEHVNGPEVLRDLRTKLASTAGGGESNAAFTAALRNYTSAIKNHIRSEEKDAMPLAREVLTGDDWAEIDRAFLDNDDPLFGGKARAEFRELFHRIASLAPESIGLGAHSTGELQPGAASGPGDVLLSVKGMESCYGRIKALKGIDLEVRKGELVALVGANGAGKTTFLRTLSGVQAMSAGQIMFDGEDISKLRADLRMRRGICQSPEGRQVFGPLSIEDNLRLGAYTQPKGQVEGDLEKIFAMFPILKEKRNLPAGTLSGGQQQMLAIGRALMGRPKMLLLDEPSMGLAPLLVEEVFNVVKTLKAQGMTIFLVEQNAFAALAIADRGYVLETGHITLTGTGQELISNEQVRAAYLGM is encoded by the coding sequence ATGGAAGCACTACGCATCATCACCGAAGAGCACCAGAACCTCTGGCGCATCGCCACCACGCTGGACATGGTGGCTGACGAGATCGACGCCGGCAGCAAGGTCGAGACGCCGTTCTTCAGCTCGGTCTTCGACTACATCGAGCAGTTCATGGACCGCGCCCACCACGCCAAGGAAGACGCCTTCCTCTTCCCGGCGCTGCGCCTGCGCTCGCCGGCAGCGGCGGCGATCCTCGACCGCCTGCAGGTCGAGCACGTCAACGGCCCGGAAGTGCTGCGCGATTTGCGCACCAAACTGGCGTCGACCGCTGGCGGCGGCGAAAGCAATGCCGCCTTCACGGCGGCGCTACGCAACTACACGTCGGCGATCAAGAACCACATCCGCAGCGAGGAAAAGGACGCCATGCCGCTCGCCCGCGAGGTGCTGACCGGCGACGACTGGGCCGAAATCGACCGTGCCTTTCTCGACAACGACGACCCGCTGTTCGGCGGCAAGGCGCGCGCCGAATTCCGCGAACTGTTCCACCGCATCGCCAGCCTGGCGCCGGAATCGATCGGCCTCGGCGCGCACAGCACCGGCGAGCTGCAACCCGGCGCCGCCAGCGGGCCGGGCGATGTGCTGCTCTCGGTCAAGGGCATGGAAAGCTGCTACGGCCGGATCAAGGCCCTCAAAGGCATCGACCTTGAAGTGCGCAAGGGCGAACTGGTCGCGCTGGTCGGCGCCAACGGTGCCGGCAAGACCACCTTCCTGCGCACGCTCTCCGGCGTGCAGGCGATGAGCGCCGGCCAGATCATGTTCGACGGCGAAGACATCAGCAAACTGCGCGCTGACCTGCGCATGCGCCGCGGCATCTGCCAAAGCCCGGAAGGCCGCCAGGTCTTCGGCCCGCTCAGCATCGAGGACAACCTGCGCCTGGGCGCCTACACCCAGCCGAAAGGGCAGGTCGAAGGCGATCTCGAAAAGATTTTTGCGATGTTCCCGATCCTCAAGGAAAAGCGCAACCTGCCGGCCGGCACGCTCTCCGGCGGCCAGCAGCAGATGCTCGCCATCGGCCGCGCCCTGATGGGCCGCCCGAAAATGCTCCTGCTCGACGAACCGTCGATGGGCCTCGCGCCGCTGCTCGTCGAAGAAGTCTTCAACGTCGTCAAGACGCTGAAAGCCCAGGGCATGACCATCTTCCTCGTCGAACAGAACGCCTTCGCCGCCCTCGCCATCGCCGACCGCGGCTACGTCCTCGAAACCGGCCACATCACCCTGACCGGCACCGGCCAGGAACTGATCAGCAACGAACAGGTCCGGGCGGCTTATCTCGGGATGTAG
- a CDS encoding BPTD_3080 family restriction endonuclease, with protein sequence MSNPFFDHPILNSPYERPARHWELDESGQPTQQVLDARRRAEFITPIPKPKKQKKMPRQEGFIFDEGVGLSTKAQQYDPTSIINEVRNHVDAWRALPNPNQWQVTPETARLLLHWRHHGFNGVRPFFCQVEAAETAIWLTEVAPSTKHGKRLLEHLAAANKDANPELMRLALKLATGAGKTTVMAMLIAWQTINAVRRPSSKQFTRGFLICAPGLTIKDRLRVLQPHDPDSYYKERELVPADMLDDMGRAKIVITNYHAFKLRERIDISKGGRQLLKGRTGDEIVTTETEGQMLQRVMPDLMGMKNILAINDEAHHCYREKPLGAGIGDDEELKGDEKKEADKNNEAARLWISGLEAVNRKLGLSRVFDLSATPFFLRGSGYAEGTLFPWTMSDFSLMDAIECGIVKLPRVPVAENIPGEEMPVFRNLWENIRKDMPKKGRGSNQELDPLKLPTRLQTALQALYGHYEKTFKLWQDAGISVPPCFIVVCQNTAISKLVYDFISGFQRKNDDGSSTLENGRLPLFRNFDDTTGNPLPRPNTLLIDSEQLEAGDALDDKFHDMAADEIERFRREIIERTGDVRAGDNITDQALLREVMNTVGKAGQLGGAIRCVVSVSMLTEGWDANTVTHVLGIRAFGTQLLCEQVIGRALRRQSYELNDEGQFNVEYADVFGIPFDFTAKPVISPPQPPRETVQVKAMRPERDALEITFPRVEGYRVELPEERLLANFNEESTLVLTPDLVGPSQTQNSGIIGQSADMTLQHLGDVRSSTLLFHLTQRLLYTKWRDPGEEPKLHLFGQLKRITKEWLDNHLECKGGTYPALLMYQELADMACNRITAAITRHFLGERPIKALLDPYNPSGSTRHVRFNTSKADRWQTSSQRCHINWVVLDSDWEGEFCRVAEMHPKVSAYVKNHGLGFEVPYRYGSETRKYLPDFIVLVDDGHGPDDLLRLVVEIKGYRREDAKEKKSTMDTYWVPGVNHLGSYGRWAFAEFTDVFQMQDDFAKKVEAEFGRMIAVAVQKGVDHE encoded by the coding sequence ATGTCGAACCCTTTCTTCGATCATCCGATCCTGAATTCCCCGTATGAGCGCCCTGCACGTCACTGGGAGTTGGACGAATCGGGGCAGCCAACGCAGCAAGTTCTGGATGCGCGTCGCCGTGCCGAGTTCATCACACCGATACCCAAGCCGAAGAAGCAAAAGAAGATGCCAAGGCAGGAAGGTTTCATCTTCGACGAAGGCGTGGGGCTATCCACCAAAGCGCAGCAGTACGATCCAACCTCGATCATTAACGAGGTGCGTAACCACGTAGACGCGTGGCGCGCGCTCCCGAATCCGAACCAGTGGCAGGTTACGCCTGAGACGGCGCGCCTGCTCCTGCACTGGCGGCACCACGGTTTCAACGGTGTTCGGCCCTTTTTCTGTCAGGTCGAAGCGGCTGAAACAGCCATCTGGCTGACCGAGGTTGCACCCAGCACAAAGCACGGCAAACGCCTGCTCGAACACCTCGCAGCCGCCAACAAGGACGCCAACCCGGAGTTGATGCGGCTGGCCCTCAAGCTAGCCACTGGGGCGGGCAAGACAACCGTGATGGCCATGCTGATTGCCTGGCAGACCATCAACGCGGTGCGTCGTCCGAGCAGCAAACAGTTCACACGTGGCTTTCTTATCTGTGCGCCGGGCCTCACCATCAAGGACCGGCTACGCGTACTGCAACCACATGACCCCGACAGCTACTACAAAGAACGGGAACTGGTGCCGGCCGACATGCTCGATGACATGGGCCGCGCCAAGATCGTCATCACCAACTATCACGCCTTCAAGCTGCGCGAGCGCATCGATATTTCCAAGGGTGGGCGGCAACTGCTCAAGGGGCGCACTGGCGACGAAATCGTCACCACGGAAACCGAAGGCCAGATGCTCCAGCGTGTCATGCCCGACCTGATGGGCATGAAGAACATCCTGGCCATCAACGATGAAGCCCACCACTGCTACCGTGAAAAGCCCCTGGGCGCAGGCATTGGTGACGATGAAGAACTGAAAGGCGACGAGAAGAAAGAGGCCGATAAAAACAACGAAGCCGCCCGGTTGTGGATCTCCGGGCTCGAAGCCGTCAATCGCAAGCTGGGTCTATCCCGCGTCTTCGATCTATCCGCCACGCCGTTTTTCCTACGCGGTTCAGGCTACGCCGAAGGCACGCTATTCCCCTGGACGATGAGCGACTTCTCGCTAATGGACGCCATCGAATGCGGCATCGTCAAACTGCCGCGCGTGCCGGTCGCGGAAAACATCCCCGGTGAAGAAATGCCGGTCTTCCGCAACCTCTGGGAGAACATCCGCAAGGACATGCCCAAAAAAGGGCGCGGCTCCAATCAGGAACTCGACCCGCTCAAGCTGCCGACCCGGCTGCAAACCGCGCTGCAAGCGCTTTACGGGCATTACGAGAAGACCTTCAAGCTCTGGCAGGATGCCGGAATCTCCGTGCCGCCGTGTTTCATCGTGGTCTGCCAGAACACCGCCATTTCCAAGCTCGTCTATGACTTCATCTCGGGCTTTCAACGCAAGAACGACGACGGCAGCAGCACGCTGGAAAACGGCCGTTTGCCCCTGTTCCGCAACTTCGACGACACCACCGGCAACCCCCTACCACGCCCCAATACGCTGCTGATCGACAGCGAGCAACTCGAAGCTGGTGACGCGCTGGACGACAAGTTTCATGACATGGCGGCCGATGAAATCGAGCGCTTTCGTCGCGAAATCATCGAGCGCACCGGCGATGTCCGCGCCGGTGACAACATCACTGATCAGGCCCTGCTGCGCGAAGTCATGAACACCGTCGGCAAGGCCGGGCAACTCGGCGGTGCGATCCGCTGCGTCGTCTCGGTGTCGATGCTCACCGAAGGCTGGGACGCGAATACCGTGACCCACGTGCTGGGCATTCGCGCTTTCGGCACGCAACTGCTGTGCGAACAGGTCATCGGCCGCGCCCTGCGTCGCCAGTCCTACGAACTCAACGACGAGGGCCAGTTCAACGTCGAATACGCCGACGTTTTCGGCATCCCCTTCGACTTCACCGCCAAGCCGGTCATCAGCCCGCCGCAACCGCCACGCGAAACGGTGCAGGTCAAAGCCATGCGCCCCGAGCGCGACGCCCTCGAAATCACCTTCCCGCGGGTCGAGGGCTACCGCGTCGAATTGCCCGAAGAACGCCTGCTGGCCAACTTCAACGAGGAATCCACGCTTGTCCTGACGCCCGATCTCGTCGGGCCGTCACAAACCCAGAACTCGGGGATCATCGGTCAGTCGGCCGACATGACCCTGCAGCATCTGGGCGATGTGCGCTCCTCCACCTTGCTCTTCCACCTCACCCAGCGCCTGCTCTACACCAAGTGGCGCGACCCCGGCGAGGAACCCAAGCTGCACCTGTTCGGCCAGCTCAAGCGCATTACCAAGGAATGGCTCGACAATCATCTGGAATGCAAGGGCGGAACCTACCCCGCGCTGCTCATGTATCAGGAACTGGCCGACATGGCCTGCAACCGGATCACCGCCGCCATCACCCGCCACTTTCTCGGCGAACGGCCCATCAAGGCGCTGCTCGATCCTTACAACCCCAGCGGCTCGACCCGCCACGTGCGGTTCAACACCTCCAAGGCCGACCGCTGGCAAACCAGTTCCCAGCGCTGCCACATCAACTGGGTTGTGCTCGATAGCGACTGGGAGGGCGAATTCTGCCGCGTCGCTGAAATGCACCCCAAGGTCAGTGCCTACGTCAAGAACCATGGCCTCGGCTTTGAAGTGCCCTATCGCTACGGCTCGGAAACGCGCAAATACCTGCCCGACTTCATCGTGCTGGTCGACGACGGCCACGGGCCGGATGACCTGTTGCGCCTGGTCGTCGAAATCAAAGGCTATCGACGCGAGGACGCCAAGGAAAAGAAATCGACCATGGACACCTACTGGGTGCCCGGCGTCAATCACCTTGGCTCCTACGGGCGCTGGGCCTTTGCCGAGTTCACCGACGTCTTCCAGATGCAGGACGATTTCGCCAAGAAGGTGGAGGCCGAATTCGGACGCATGATAGCTGTGGCCGTTCAGAAGGGAGTGGATCATGAATAA